GCATCGTGGGGCTGGGCGAGGCGGAGACCACCGAGTTGCTGGCCGAGCTGCACGAGCACGCCACCGCCGACCGGTACGTCTATCGGCACCACTGGGCCGCGGGCGACCTGGTGATCTGGGACAACGAGGCGACGATGCACACCCGGACCGCTTGTGACCGGCACCGGCACCAGCGGCTGCTGCATCGCACCACGGTGCTCTGGCACTGAGAAAAGGGGGCGGCGGTCCAACCGGACCGCCGCCCCCTTTCCGGTCGTCTCAGAACTTCAGCAGGACCTTCCCCGAGTACGCCCCGGTCAGCAGCGCCTCCGCGGCCGGCACCAGCCGGTCCAGGCCGCCCTCGACGATCGTCTCCGGCAGCACCACCCGCCCGTCCGCCACCAGCTTCGGGAACTCCTCGTCGAACGTGGCGAACTGGTCCTCGTGATCCATCGTCGCCATGCCGTGCATGCTCAGCCGGCGGTGCACGAACTGCTCGATGTTACGGATGCCGTACGGCTCGCCGTACCGGATCTGGTCGGTCCCGCCGCACTTGACGATCCGCCCGTGCGTGTTCATCGCGTTGATCGCCGACTCGAGCTGCCGCCCGCCGGCGTTGTCGTAGTAGACGTCGATGCCGGGCAGGTCCGCGGGCCAGCCGTCGTGATAGTCGAAGGCCCGGTCGTACCCGACCTCCTCGGTGGCGAGCTTGGCCTTCGCCGGGGAGCCGACGCTGGCGATCACGTAGCCGGCGCCGCGGACCCGGGCGAGCTGCCCGGCGATGCTGCCGACCGCGCCCACCCCGCTGGAGACCAGGACGGTGTCGCCCGGGCGGATCTCCACCAGGCTCAGGCCGACCCAGGCGACCACCGCGGAGCTGAGGTGGTGGGTGACCGACGGGTAGCGGTCGACCGGGACGGCCCGGAACCGGTCGGCGGGGGCGACCGCGTACTCCCGCCAGGCCAGGTTGTGCAGCACGGTGTCGCCGGGACGCAGGCCGGGGTCCGCCGACTCGACGACCTCGCCGAGGGCGTGACCCCAGGGCGGCCCTCCGAGCGCGAAGTCCGGCTCGCCGGGGCCGTCGATGTCCTGCATCCGCTGGAGCAGGCCCGGGTCGACGGCCTGGTAGGTGTTGCGGACCACCACCTCGCCGGGGCGCGGCGCGGGCACCTCGACCTCGACCACGGCGAGCTTGCCCGGGACCGGCAGCCGGCCGGGTGGGCGGGCGATCAGGTGGATCTCACGGCTGACGGTCATCGGCGCTCCTCGGGGTCGAAGTCAGCGGGGAAGGTGCAGCGGACCGTGCGGCCCACCCGGTGCGCCTCGGCCAGCAGATCGGCGCTCCAGCGGTCCCAGAGCCCGGCCAGCCGGGAGGTGATCACGACCAGGTCGGCGGATCCGGCGGGGAGTGGGGTGCGCAGGCCGATCGCGTACGCCGAAGGGTTGTCGAAGTCGAACGCGGTCAGCGGGCCCGGGTGAGCGGGCAGCGCGTCGCCGGCGCCGAACACCACGACCCGGTCACCCGGGGCGGCCTCGCGCAGGGCGTCGGCGATCTCCTGTTCGACGCTCTGGCCGCGCACCTTGTCGCGCCACAACTCGACCTTCCGGTACTCGTCGTTCCAGGTCAGGAACGGGCGGTTCATGCCGATCAGCGCCCAGCCGACCTCCAGGGCCGGGTCGGGATACCGGCGCAGCGACCGCTCCACGTTGTCCCGGAACGTGTCCAGCAGCGTGCGGATGTCCGGCCGCTCGTGCGGCGACTCGATCACCCACGCGTCCCGGCTGATCCGGAACCGGAAGCCGCGCCGGTGCAGCAGGTAGCCGAGCTCCAGGTCCTCACCGCCCCAGCCGGTCATCGTCTCGTTGAAGCCGCCGACCGCGTGGAAGTCCCCGGTACGCATCGAGACGTTGATGGTGAACAGCAGGTTCCACGGCAGCGCCCGGCGGTGCAGGTCGAAGCCGCAGTCGTCGAAGTGCGGGTGCCGGATGTCCCGGAACGACGGGTCGTCACCGAGCTCGGCGACGATCTCCTCGGGCTCCAGCTCCCGCATCCGGTCCAGCTCGTGCACGGGGTGTTCGGGGTGGTAGCCGTACGCATAACCGACGACCACCACCGGCTCCGCGGGATCCCGGTGCTCGGCGAGGTGATGGCGCAGGAAGTCCGGACCGGGAATGGCCCCGGTGTCGAGGAAGCAGAGCAGCGGCGCTGCCGCGAGCCGCGCCCCGGCGTTCCGCGCGGTCCCCGCCCGGAACCCGAGATCCTCCTGGAAGTGATACCCGATCCGCAGCCGGTCGGCGTAGGAGGCCACCACCTGCCGGGTGTCGTCGGACGACCCGTCGTCCGCGACGATCACCTCGAACTCGTCGACCGGCACGGTCTGCCGGGTCAGCTGCCGCAGCGTCCGGTCCAGCAGCTCGCTGCGGTTGTAGGTGGGCACGACCACCGAGATCCGCGGCCGGCTCATCGCGGCGCGGTCCAGCTCCGGCCGGGATCGGTGGCCATCGCGGCCAGGATCCGCTGGTACTCGCCGGTCCAGCCGGACACCGTGTCGGCGTCCAGGTCCTCGGCGTTGAACTGGACGCAGCCGCTCAGTTCGCCGGAGGGGTGCGGGTGCATGCCCCAGGCGACGCCGTGCGGGATCCACGGGCCGATCGGGCTGACCGACGGGCGCTTGTAGATCTCGGTGCAGCCGTCGGCGATCCGCGGCGTGCCGGCGCCGGACGGGCGGGGGAAGACGCCGACGATGCAGTTGGTCTTGCGCGGCTCGTCGTTCGGCTGCATCAGCTCGGGCACGGCGCGTTCGATGTGCTGGATCGGGATCTCGTTGGCGTAGGTCTCCAGACACACGTCGCGGGTCGCCGCGACCACGTCCCGGTAGCTCAGGCACCGAGCCAGGTCGGTCCGCAGCACCACGAAGTTCATCACCGGGCCGACCGTGTCGTCGAACCGCGGATCGGTACGCCCGGTGGTCAGCGTGTCGATCGCCTGGTCGGTGGTCCCGGCGATCGCGTGGACCAGCACGTTGAAGGCGGCCAGCAGCACGGTCGGCACGTCGGTGCGCGCCTCGGCGGCCAGCTCGCCGACGGCCCTCATGACGTCCCGGTCCACCACGAAGTTGCTCGCCGAGTACGGCTCGTGGTGCCGCTCCGGCACCTCCCGGTCGGTGGGCACCGCGAAGATCTGGACGCCGCTGAGCTTCTCCCGCCAGAACTTCGCGGCGGTCTCGCCGTCCGGGCCGTCGGCGGCCGCCCGCTGCGCGGCCGCGAAGTCCCGGTACTGCGGGACCGGCGGGAGCGCGGCCTCGGTGCCGGTGACCCGGGCGCGGTAGGTGGCGGCCAGGTCGCGGACCAGCACCCGGTTCGACCACTCGTCGGCGCCGGTGTGGTGGGTGATCAGGGCGAGCACGGCGTCCCCGGCGTCGAACCGGCTCAGCACGGCGCGCAGCTGCGGGACCCGCCGGGGGTCGAGGGTGCTCCGCTCGGCCTCGTTGAGCAGCTCCTCGGCGATCTCGTCGCGGGAGCCGGGCCGGTCGGCCGGCACGTCGCGCACCACCAGCGGCACCGGGGCGGCCTCGTGCACCTCCTGGTACGGCTCATCGGTGCGGGCCACCACCGTGCGCAGGATCTCGTGCCGCCGGACCAGGTCGTCCAGGGCGCCCTGGAGGGCGGCGACGTCGATCGGGCCGGTGATCCGCAGCGCGGTCGCCATGACGAACCCGCCGGCGAAGAACCCCGCGTGGTCGCCCTGGTCCCCGGAACACCACAGTTGTTGCGGGCTGGAAAGTGGAAATCTGCTCACGACTGTCCTTTCGGCCTCGATCGAAGAATGCAGCCGGCCGCATTCGACGCTAGCAGAACGGCAATGGACCAAGAATGGACCGGACATCGATGAGCACAATAGAAGAAAGGCCGGCACCGCGGTTACGCGGTGCCGGCCCTCAGCGCCGGTCAGAGCACCTGCGCGATCTCCAGAACGTTGCCCGCCGGGTCGGCGAAGGAGACCGTGCGGCGGCCCCACGGGCGGTCGACGGGACCGTTCAGGATCGTCACGCCGTGCGCCTTGAGCTCCTCGTACACCGCTTTGGCGTCGGACACCTCGAAGGTGAACAGCTGGCGCGTGCCGGCCTCCGGCGCGGCCACCGGCCGCGGCTGGACGAGCGTGTCGGCGTTCGCGACGACCAGAATGTTGATCATCAGATTCTCCAGCTTGACGACCGCCGAGGCGTCGTCCGAGTAGACCACCTCGAGCCCGAGAATCTCCTCGTAGAATGCTCGCGTGGCCGCGAGATCCTCGACGAAGAACGTGATTACCTCGACCTTGTTCAGCCCTTTGATCACGTGCCGCATCCTTCTTTCTGAATCGGGAGCTGGAAATACACCTTAATATGATCGGGCCGACCCCTACGACCCCTACGACCCCCCTAAAAGTGCTTACAAGTACATGGTGTTGGGCGCGAGCCCGGCCAGCAGGCGGCCGTACAGCTCCTGGTTGGTGTCGGGGTGCATCAGGGCGTGCAGGTTGAGCGACTGGATGTCGCGCTGGATCCGCTGGATCGCCACCGAGGCGTAGATCGACGAGCCGCCGCTGCCGGTGACCAGCAGGTCCACCGCGTTCTTGGCGAGCTGGAAGACCCGGCCGAGGGCGGCCCGGGCGGCGACCCGGTCCAGCGGCGTCCACTCCTGGCCGGTGGCGGCCCGCTCGTCGATCTGCGCGGCCAGCCGGGTGGCGTGGAACTCCGCCTCGTCGATCAGCAGGGTCGCCTCGGCGAGCTGCCGGTGGGTCACCGGGGCCTCCCGGCGGCTCGCGTACTCGGTGTAGGTGATCTTGTTGTCGAGCCGGGTGCGGTAGTCCTCCAGGGCGGCCTTGGCCAGCCCGATCGCGGTTCCGGTGAAGGACGCGCAGCCGGTCGCCATCATCGGCGCGCGGAACAGCGGGGTGCCGGCGTTGCGGGCGGACGCGTACTGCCCCTGGAGGATCGCGACCATCGGCAGGACCCGTTCGGCCGGGACGAAGACCTCGCGGGCGGCGGTGGTGACGCTGCCGGTCCCGCGCAGGCCGCTGGTGTGCCAGTCGTCGATCACGGTCAGGTCGCGCAGCGGGACGAGGGCCATCACCGGCCACAGCGAGGCACCGTCCGGGGTGGGCGCCATGGCCAGCACCAGCTGCCACCCGCTGTGCCGGGCGCCGCTGATGAAGTGCCACTCGCCGGAGATCACCAGGCCACCGTCGGCGGGCGTGGCCATGGCGCTGGGGCTCAGCACCCCGCACACGCCGCCGTCCGGGTCTGCGAACACCTCGTCCTGGACCGCGTCCGGGAACAGGCCGGTCAGCCAGTTGCACATCGACCAGACCGCGGCGAGCCACGCCGCGGACCCGTCGCCTTGGGCGAGCTCGGTGATCACGCGCAGCATCGTGGTGGCGTCCGCGGCGTGCCCGCCGTACTGCTGCGGCACGCGCATCCGCAGGATGCCGGCCTCGCGCAGCGCCGCCAGCGTCTCGGGGTGCAGCTCGCGGTGGTCCTCCTGCCAGAGCGCGTGCTCGCGCAGCACCGGTACGGCCCGGGCCGCGCGGTCCACCAGGTCTGTGCCGGCCTGAACCGGGATAGCCAGGGTCATGCTCTTCCTCCTGTGGTGTGCTGAAGAGGGGTTTCGGCCACGACGGGAACGTCGCGCGGCCACAGAACTCGGGACAGCACGCGCGGGCGCATCATCGCCTGCGGCGGGTCGACCAGGCCGGCCACCCGGACGAACGCCGCCGCGACGGCGCTGTCGCGGGTGGCGGCGACCTGGAGCCGGCGCATGAACGCGTTGCCCATCCGGACCTGGAGCGTGCGGCGCCCCTCGACCTCCGGGAAGGCGAGGTCGCCGCCCGCGGACATGTCCCAGGCGCCGTCCAGCTGCTTGGCCAGGGCGGTGAAGTAGCGGAACGGATCACCCGCGCCCTGCTTGAGGTAGTCACGCAGGACCAGGGCGCCGACCGCCGCGACGGTCATGCCCTGCGCGTAGATCGGGTTGAAGCCGCACGCCGCGTCGCCGAGCGCGACCAGGCCGGACGGCAGGTGGGACATCCGCTCGTAGCGGCGGCGGACGCTGGCCGGGAAGCGGAACTGCACCGGCTCGCCCAGCGGCTCGGCGTCCTTGATGGCCTCGTGGATCGCCGGGACCGGCAGGCTCCTGGCGTATTCCAGGAAGCCGGGCAGGTCGGTCGGGGCGCGATCGCCGAGGACGCCGTTGAGCGAGACGGAGTAGCGGTCCGGCAGCCGGGCCAGGGTCGCGCCGCGCGGGTGGCCGGGGGTGGCGACCGAGATGACCGCGATGCCGTCGCCGATCGGGTCCACCGGCAGCGGCGCGCGGAAGTCGCAGGAGGTGTAGGTCAGGTCCATCTTGACCTTCTCCTCCTGGACCGCCGGGTAGCCGATGTCGGCGAGCCAGCGCGGTGTCCGCGTGCCCCGCCCGGTGGCGTCCACGGTGAGGTCGGCGGGCTCCAGCACCGGATGCTCGTCGCCGGCCCCCTGGACCCGGGCGCCGGCCACGGCGCGGTGATCGTCGCTGAAGGCCAGCCCGACGATGTCGGCGTGGCGGAACGAGACGTTCGGCAGGGCCGCGACCCGCGCCCGCATCCGGTCCTCCAGCATCCAGCGGCCGGCCGAGACGCAGATCAGGTCGCTCGGCGACTGCTGGATCCGCCGGCCGGCGAAGTGCCAGCCCAGGCTGGTGGCGAAGTCACGGACCGGCACGCCGTCGCCGGCCAGCTCGGCGGTGAAGCCGGGAAAGAGTTCCTCGAGGATCTGCTGGCCCCGGGCCAGCAGTCCGTGGATGTGGTGGCCCTGCGGCACCGCCCGCCGCGGCCCGGTCACGCCCTCCAGCGGGTCCCGGTCGACCACGACGACCTCACGGAAGTGATCGGCGAGCACGCGGGCGGCGAACAGTCCGGCCACGCTGCCGCCCAGCACCACGGCCCGATCTCCGACATGTACGAACACCTGCGTCCCTCCGCTTCCTAGGTCTCCAGCGAGGGTCCCAACCGGACAGCGGGCGCCGCATCTCCCAGACTGCTCAGCGCGGCCGGGCGGCCCAGTAACCCTTGGCCTGCAACGTCCCGTCCCGGGTGCTGAGCCCCCACACGTCCCGCAGGTGCTGGCGGATCAGCCGGGTGGGTGTCGCCTCCCCGGCGACGAACGCCTGCACCGCGGCGTCCGGTGCGGGCAGCTCCCGTACGTACTCCCAGAGCGCCGCGCCGGGCGCCCGGTCGCCGCGGTCCAGCCAGCGGATCGGCCCGGCGCCCGGATAGCGCCGGTAGCAGCGGTCGCCGGTCTCGACGATCGCGAGGGCGGACGTGGCCGGGGCGAGCGACTCCAGGATGGCGGCGATCGCGGGCAGCGCCGACTCGTCGCCGATCAGCAGGTGCCGGGCGACGTCCGGCCGCGGCAGGTAGCCCGACTCCGGGCGCAGGAAGCCGACCCGGGCGCCGGTCCGGGCGGTGGCCGCCCACTGCGAGCCCGGCCCGTTGCCGTGCAGCAGGATGTCCACGTCGATCTCGCCGGTGCCGGGATCGTGGCGCCGTACCGTGTAGGACCGCATCGCGGTGCTGGCGCCGGGCGCCCAGAGCAGCCCGCGCGGCGTCCAGAGCGGGAACTCCGGCAGGGCGGTGACGGCCGGCGGCAGGAACAACCGGACCTTGGCCGCGGGCGGCGGCACCGGCAGCCCGCAGAGCGCCGCGCCGACGATGGTGATCCGTTTGACGTGCTCGGTGACGTAGGTGATCCGGCGGACGGTGCCGCGCAGGAACTGTGGATCGCGGAGCCCGGTCCCCCGGCGATCCAGCGTCGGGGCGGCGGCTTCCAACACGGCCATGACGGGCTCCTCGGAATAGGGGTGGCAATTCATCGTCAAAGGCCGCTCACAGGGGTGTCAAGAAACCGAGCAATCCCGCGTAAGGATCGGTTCCTAACCACATTGGAAAATGGGGATCGGTCACGAGAGAAGGAGATCCCCGTGAAATATCTGATGCTGGTCTGCGTCGATGAGTCGTTCATCCTGCCGCCGGCCGAGGAGGCGCAGATGCCCGCACGCACCGAGCGCTGGGCGACCGATGTGGACGGGCGGGACGTGCGGGTGCTCGGCAGCCGGGTGCAGCCGGTCAGCGCCGCCCGGACGGTCCGCGTGCGCGACGGCGCCGTGCTGGTCGAGGAGGGGCCGTTCGCCGCCACCACGCCGCAGATCGCCGGCTTCGACGTGCTCGAGTGCGCGACCCCGGAGGAGGCCGTCGAGGTGGCGGCCGCGCATCCGGTAGCGCCGCACGGCGTACTCGAATTGCGTCCTTTCTGGCAGGGCTGACAAAGGCGCG
Above is a genomic segment from Actinoplanes ianthinogenes containing:
- a CDS encoding MDR family NADP-dependent oxidoreductase; this encodes MTVSREIHLIARPPGRLPVPGKLAVVEVEVPAPRPGEVVVRNTYQAVDPGLLQRMQDIDGPGEPDFALGGPPWGHALGEVVESADPGLRPGDTVLHNLAWREYAVAPADRFRAVPVDRYPSVTHHLSSAVVAWVGLSLVEIRPGDTVLVSSGVGAVGSIAGQLARVRGAGYVIASVGSPAKAKLATEEVGYDRAFDYHDGWPADLPGIDVYYDNAGGRQLESAINAMNTHGRIVKCGGTDQIRYGEPYGIRNIEQFVHRRLSMHGMATMDHEDQFATFDEEFPKLVADGRVVLPETIVEGGLDRLVPAAEALLTGAYSGKVLLKF
- a CDS encoding glycosyltransferase, translating into MSRPRISVVVPTYNRSELLDRTLRQLTRQTVPVDEFEVIVADDGSSDDTRQVVASYADRLRIGYHFQEDLGFRAGTARNAGARLAAAPLLCFLDTGAIPGPDFLRHHLAEHRDPAEPVVVVGYAYGYHPEHPVHELDRMRELEPEEIVAELGDDPSFRDIRHPHFDDCGFDLHRRALPWNLLFTINVSMRTGDFHAVGGFNETMTGWGGEDLELGYLLHRRGFRFRISRDAWVIESPHERPDIRTLLDTFRDNVERSLRRYPDPALEVGWALIGMNRPFLTWNDEYRKVELWRDKVRGQSVEQEIADALREAAPGDRVVVFGAGDALPAHPGPLTAFDFDNPSAYAIGLRTPLPAGSADLVVITSRLAGLWDRWSADLLAEAHRVGRTVRCTFPADFDPEERR
- a CDS encoding condensation domain-containing protein → MSRFPLSSPQQLWCSGDQGDHAGFFAGGFVMATALRITGPIDVAALQGALDDLVRRHEILRTVVARTDEPYQEVHEAAPVPLVVRDVPADRPGSRDEIAEELLNEAERSTLDPRRVPQLRAVLSRFDAGDAVLALITHHTGADEWSNRVLVRDLAATYRARVTGTEAALPPVPQYRDFAAAQRAAADGPDGETAAKFWREKLSGVQIFAVPTDREVPERHHEPYSASNFVVDRDVMRAVGELAAEARTDVPTVLLAAFNVLVHAIAGTTDQAIDTLTTGRTDPRFDDTVGPVMNFVVLRTDLARCLSYRDVVAATRDVCLETYANEIPIQHIERAVPELMQPNDEPRKTNCIVGVFPRPSGAGTPRIADGCTEIYKRPSVSPIGPWIPHGVAWGMHPHPSGELSGCVQFNAEDLDADTVSGWTGEYQRILAAMATDPGRSWTAPR
- a CDS encoding VOC family protein, which produces MRHVIKGLNKVEVITFFVEDLAATRAFYEEILGLEVVYSDDASAVVKLENLMINILVVANADTLVQPRPVAAPEAGTRQLFTFEVSDAKAVYEELKAHGVTILNGPVDRPWGRRTVSFADPAGNVLEIAQVL
- a CDS encoding acyl-CoA dehydrogenase family protein: MTLAIPVQAGTDLVDRAARAVPVLREHALWQEDHRELHPETLAALREAGILRMRVPQQYGGHAADATTMLRVITELAQGDGSAAWLAAVWSMCNWLTGLFPDAVQDEVFADPDGGVCGVLSPSAMATPADGGLVISGEWHFISGARHSGWQLVLAMAPTPDGASLWPVMALVPLRDLTVIDDWHTSGLRGTGSVTTAAREVFVPAERVLPMVAILQGQYASARNAGTPLFRAPMMATGCASFTGTAIGLAKAALEDYRTRLDNKITYTEYASRREAPVTHRQLAEATLLIDEAEFHATRLAAQIDERAATGQEWTPLDRVAARAALGRVFQLAKNAVDLLVTGSGGSSIYASVAIQRIQRDIQSLNLHALMHPDTNQELYGRLLAGLAPNTMYL
- a CDS encoding FAD-dependent oxidoreductase, translating into MFVHVGDRAVVLGGSVAGLFAARVLADHFREVVVVDRDPLEGVTGPRRAVPQGHHIHGLLARGQQILEELFPGFTAELAGDGVPVRDFATSLGWHFAGRRIQQSPSDLICVSAGRWMLEDRMRARVAALPNVSFRHADIVGLAFSDDHRAVAGARVQGAGDEHPVLEPADLTVDATGRGTRTPRWLADIGYPAVQEEKVKMDLTYTSCDFRAPLPVDPIGDGIAVISVATPGHPRGATLARLPDRYSVSLNGVLGDRAPTDLPGFLEYARSLPVPAIHEAIKDAEPLGEPVQFRFPASVRRRYERMSHLPSGLVALGDAACGFNPIYAQGMTVAAVGALVLRDYLKQGAGDPFRYFTALAKQLDGAWDMSAGGDLAFPEVEGRRTLQVRMGNAFMRRLQVAATRDSAVAAAFVRVAGLVDPPQAMMRPRVLSRVLWPRDVPVVAETPLQHTTGGRA
- a CDS encoding siderophore-interacting protein, yielding MAVLEAAAPTLDRRGTGLRDPQFLRGTVRRITYVTEHVKRITIVGAALCGLPVPPPAAKVRLFLPPAVTALPEFPLWTPRGLLWAPGASTAMRSYTVRRHDPGTGEIDVDILLHGNGPGSQWAATARTGARVGFLRPESGYLPRPDVARHLLIGDESALPAIAAILESLAPATSALAIVETGDRCYRRYPGAGPIRWLDRGDRAPGAALWEYVRELPAPDAAVQAFVAGEATPTRLIRQHLRDVWGLSTRDGTLQAKGYWAARPR
- a CDS encoding YciI family protein, yielding MKYLMLVCVDESFILPPAEEAQMPARTERWATDVDGRDVRVLGSRVQPVSAARTVRVRDGAVLVEEGPFAATTPQIAGFDVLECATPEEAVEVAAAHPVAPHGVLELRPFWQG